AAAGTCAGTCTTCACTCGTTGCGGTGCAGTCGCAGCAGAACGTGACCGCACGCTCTTCGAAGACCCAGTTCTCGCGAAGATCGCCGGGCAAGTTCTCGGGCGATGTGCGTCCTTCGCCTCCGCACGATGGCCGGGCGGCGACGCGCTTGAGAACGTTGACGGTGAAGGCGCGGCCCTTGCACTGGAAGTGCGTGAACCAGCATGCCTCGCCCATGCAGCGCACCGTGCGCAGGTACCTCGGGAAGCGGTCTTCGCCCAAGTCGAGCCATTCCATGCGGGACTCGCAGCCCCACGGCTTCTTCGTGCCGTCGTGACGACGACCACGGTGAGAGTTTCCACGCTGGATAACGCCGCGTCCCGGTGGCGCTGCCGACGTTTCGTCCCGCTCACGGAGACTTCTCCAGGTAGACGTCTTTCGAAGCCGGAACGACGACTTGCGGCGTTTCTTCGGCATCCCGTGCGACTCGTCGACGATGTCCCCGTTCCTCCGCGCTCTGGTCTGCGGCTCGTCGTGCGCACTCGCGTGGCCGGCGCTCGAGGCCACGTCTCGAACGAAGTCCGGGTCTACGCGAAAGCTTGGGTGTGCCTGCTCGTGCCCGTTGTCCGGGCTGCTGACGGCGGAGGGGTCGTCGCTCTGTAGTACGGATTCCGTGTGTCGGGCGTAGATACGAGTGGGCTCCTCGTCGTTCGGTGGCTTGTCTATGGACATGTAGCGGGCGTTGAACGCCGGGCCCAGACGTTCTCGAAGCTCTTCCACGGCGGTCTGAGGGCAGTCATCCCTGCTAGATGCCGCTGGTTCCAGGAGTTGCAGGAACGCGGCTGTGACGAGCACGATGCGCACCAGCGAGAGCATGGTGATCTCATGACGGGTACGGCCAACGGTCCTCGCTGATCCCAAGAAGTCAGGTGATCAGCACCGTCTGCGGCGCTCGTGTCTGCTTTTCCTAGCGATGATGCTGCATAGATAACTGGCTATCAGGAAGTCTGTTTTCTGTAACCCTAACAGTTCACAACGGTTCAGTGCGACTGCTGCTGCTTTCTGGACTTTCTTCGCGGTGAACGCCACCTAAAGGAACGTTGCTTCACGAGAGTACAGTAGGCGGAGTGAGAGCAGACCATGGGTAGCCACCATACCATGGGTGAAGGGAGTATTTTCCTCGAAAACGGAGGGCCTCGTGTACCCTGCTTTGGCCCAAAGCCAATAGGGAACGcatagaaaaaaataagaaaagagaaggaaagaaaaaaaagaaataaataaataaagaaaggcaaGTTTCAAATGAAGGAGGAAATAGCGAGAGAGTTGGGGTTTGTTCGGAGCTGCCGAGGAGGCGATAATCGGCTCAGCTCGCGAAGTCAGCAACCCCGCTTTCCGCGCGAACAAAGCAGAAGTCAGGTGCGCGCTGAGAAGTTGACTGGTAGAATGTGCGTGCCACTGCTTAAACATTACATTGTCCGCGTGGCTTGTTGACATCATTAGGTGTATGTTGTATGATTAGTTGCGGGTTTAGTTGGCGGATTGCATGGGAAGATTACAAAAAACAACGAACTCGCATGTGGCGATTTTTTTAACCTGTCGACGCCATGCACAGCCGTGATGCGCAGCATTTTTGTAAAGTAAGCGCGTTTTCCTCCTGACGAGAGCTCTTTCGAGTTCGGCCTTTTCACGTAATTTATTTCGATGTGTTTCGTCACCAACGTGTATATCAGTTCGACGGCGCCTGATAAATAATTTTGCAGAAACAGTCTAagttttaaattatggggttttgcatgccaaaaccacgatctgattatgaggcacgccgtagtgggggactccggaaatctggaccacctggggttctttaacgtgcacctaaatctaagaacacggatgttttcgcatttcgtccacatcgaaatgcggccgccgtggacgggattcgatcccgcgacctcgtgcttagcagccgaacaccatagaaagaaagaaagaaagaaagaaagaaagaaagaaagaaagaaagaaagaaagaaagaaatcgcgACATGGGTGTAATTTGCGGACTCCTCTATAGCGCAGGGCTTATTTTTTCTTTGCCATTGCTGTACTGTTTGACTGCACTGCCACTCTTCGTGCATAGAATAAATTCACTGCCTCCCTACCTCATTTCCGATTCTCTCTCTATTCTTTAAAGCGATAGTAActgcaaggtcgattcaaataggtcgcgaagcttcgggcgaaaagcggttcagtacagattgtcaccgacatcagcatggggggttatgggagcagcgatcgaagcgcgactatgtttggagggaacaaacattgggaaagaaaaacgtgttttgaattcaaacgagacacagttagattcactcaacgaaaataaaattcctagtcaattttgtATATTCATGATGAGTTAAacaaatacgtttaattttattattattaattaacgcatttcttttcagcgcccatcgctacagggggcgttgacgccactatcactcgcagtgcaatgcacgtcttgaaatagGCAGAAAGGTGCACTCGTaacacctgttgaaatacgcccccctcacaatttgtgctttcttgcttgtcgaagtttgtctgaatttgatgacgcgggtagcttcattgcttcttaatctgttcagtcaaaagtagtgagttacgaccgccagataattgtgtacttgttttcgtgcgactgcgctggccgacggacttggcatccgacaatatatgatcagcactctacacctaaagctttcgtcggcctccaaagaaagtatgttctgcgcagggatgcgatttagacaaccgtacggctggccttttccggcatcgctttccacgctcaAAGCTCGAAACgtccatcaagtcgaatggcggggcatttgaatatatagctccaaaggaagaacaacaaaacaaatttcgcgccttcgaaaacaaaatgacgtcacttctgcttttaacggacatggcgtcacgttactttttcttccgccggaagtgttcccaccgcATACGGATggcgcacggaggaaggaaactgagaggccctaccccctccgcgcgctaggagaaaaatgtggcggaaatgacgtgtaggttctcatttttttgctgcttttttattttttttttgctgtatggccacgccttttgggccacaatggcggcgttgtttgagcgctcacacgtgttgctctggtaggtttcgtgccgtggcaaaggcgctgtgtgggcgggtttgcgttagtcaccgtttcttgttgcgctgtgttacctgcaccgtgctctgccggatgttgcgcgagcgcgagcgctccgcgcgcgaaaccacgcgcagcgcggcgtggtttcgcgaaagatgtaaacaagagaggagggtggcacaaaaggcggagcatcgccatgagcaacgccaacttccggcttcacttttgcttcacaaagagtgacgtcagggcctctccttagtttccttcctccgtgggatggcgctaagccccatgaaccggcgatggaccgccatgttttgaacgtatgggctcctatggaagcttcgctaccaggtatatttaccttggtaacgtatgaacactccaggcgcatttttgttGTCGCCGTCGCGGTGCTGTTTCGTATGAATTCCAAGGATGATAACACCATCGCCGCGGGACCTatatatgctgtatgtgcgagtgaaagcgcgcgaggagagctgacgatcgcggctcaatctgtcGCGCGCCAGAAAGGAAGGCGGATAGCAAACGCCGCCAAAGGCCATGGAGGGATGCGAGGcagggagaggggagggggatgCGGCGTTGGGCCCTGCATGGCAGCAACTTCGACGAGACcatcatttgagggatcgccggtcgtttgtgcgcaggcgcgagtaagagcgggtgccagaaagaaaaaaaatggaggtcgcttaagcttcgccttcaagagggcatggaacgcgatagcgtttttgcaccccattcgcaccgcccactcattcactcggcatgctcttgagtcacacaaagacgaaacgtgcgcctgagcaagcggaacgaaccaaagaactcggtgtctcggagggagaaacgatctacgcgagccaaacttcgtgatcggcacggacagccgggccgggacgcgccatgaaggcggacgcctcgatgggatcgtcctctatctcgcttgggagcaccacgcagatgCATGACTCCTCGCTAGCAGcccggcacacatcgcaggggacgctttcccaccagacgcgctacggcgcagcgatcacgtcagaggcgccccgcattggacgctgcacctaggaatcgcgctgtgaccGGAAATTGGAGCCGCCACTGGAGCCGCGTCCCGCGGGCGAgcggcgcgccacctgtcggggcagcgccgtacattgtgaggagggggtcttctatGTTATCCGCAAGATGGCTGTGCgtgcgcgccaagcgcagaagaaatgtagccgaaacctacttcgctacgcgtttaactgcgacttctgtaattttcatgctcataattaccgacatACACCGAAGTATACCTTCCTACGgcccgtttctaaggcaacaccgccttcactagaggcgcttttgtcccgctttgaagcatcaaactcatggctgagtggtagcgtttccgtctcGTATTCGGGAGACGCTGGTTTAATTCCTACCCAGatcatcttgcaagttgtttttatttatggatTGCCTttcgccatttttcgctcacggccaacaccgccgacgagaccggcttttctgtgacacaaGCTCCTTTACGCTGCCGCGttaaaatctgggggcttttactctgcctaggcactacggagaaggtttcttagcgcgtgttgcatgCGTTACCGCAGCAGAGTTAGCAGAactccaccttgctgtggacctacttgcagaggagctaccagcgacccctgcagccatcttctgcgactccaaggcggcgaTGTTCTGCCTGCAGAACCCTGACAGGGCTAGCCTTGGGGTAGCGCTACTCTCCtcaagactgacggcccttcaggacgcaggatgctcagtatctctgcattggctaccggcacacgtggggatcccgggcaatgaagaggcggacactctggcaaaagcgtccccctcagccctgctgtaacggccgcaaACTTCTCTAGgcacaggctgcgccggcacatcatcgcctgccacccggacaaacgggtatccctgggccggcctccacggcctcttccacagcacggcctcccacgaagggatgcctcgttgctgctccgactgcgagctggctgctactggacggcagctcgccggcaccgccttgggaaaaccacctcgccagcctgtgcctcctgtggtgaaccagaaactctggagcacctcctgctggcctgccctgctcacctgcagcaccgcggtcGACTTCTGCgagagttccaccgcctggggctcccatgttcacgacaggaagatatcctcttcccctgtcgtaatcagctaccagccttcctaaatgtcctcgagtacctcgactcgtcggggctctcggcgagactataggacatttctacaaagacggatggcctaacggccatccaCCACCTCGGActtcctgatcggccactacttcgcttccatctctgcgaccctctacctttctccctcctaccctctctctcttttaaccccatcccctccaccctgTTGGCggtgagccgtgctcccgcatgggttgcagaaaatagcgctagccttttctccttcccctcaagaaccacttctctcttgTCCACTAGttcgctccgccgctggctgcccgcgcaatgatgcagtgggcacggacggccctatttggtgatcgctgtgtcttgAGGGGCAAGTTTCTCACTGGTATTGTATAAGTCACGGGTcccttttttcgtcgcgacgatagattcgATTGTTTACAAGGAGTtttccaggagggcacatgtaaccggcaaacggagtcctcaggagagcacctgaggttatagtaaagcaggcggcgcaggatctccgagGCACCCAAGGgctagcggggggatcaaagctggaagaaGGGCGGCACATTGGTTGgagccgcggaggccgaagcgcgCCAGGGGGTGTTTGCATAAAAAATTTGCTGTCCGCAagagcggacagccgatcttatactcgATTGgtacgcgcaggcctcggcgagccccaacccacggaccagtcacGGTTCTAGCTTTGccgttcccgttgccgctttggtttcCTGGCGGCGCCTCCAATAATGCTAAAAAATGACATGTTGTTGCAATTAGtgaaaaacacgattgaataaatataattaaatCCAACCGCCACCTTGTCACGCtaggttcagcactaccgcggccactgcaacaccagtcagaactttgcctctgaaggtacgtcggaaagactttctcgcgcctgcgccGCTGGTACTGAGTCAGTCATtctcaccggcggcctttcagccacttgcgttccaCCGGGGTTGGTAAGGCGCTTTGCCTGCTAGATCTTCAATATTTGCGGCCCGAGCTCCACTATGGTCgttactgctcccacagaaacatctgtgctgttatttacaaggtacatcgccgaaacgcgcgagaaagctacgatccgccacgacttagcccgctgcttcaccttccttaccgcgccggcagccagcgtccgaccgtaaacaaactcgactccactccgcaatgccggcacgtcAAGGGACacacgcctacaacacgcgctaagaaacctcctccgtataGTGCCTAGGCAGGCTCATATGATAGAGAAAGAAATACAACAAGCGGGGACACTCTTCATTCTATGGGGACGCTCATAGAATAAAGGGACGCTCTTCAAagactggcaacaggaaacacgtcacgcctagtttcaactccatccgttaattgacgcgagcatcagaaaaaaaaaagaatgtgaaataaacttacagacaacgttttattttttaaattctttctcaataaaagtgaaaaagtttggcgtgtaaatgaacttgaacttatacaccagaacaccgtgaattcaaagggcgccgccatattgatgagcgccggtcgcgccatctatcccaagcgccgcgaagtagcaggcctgggctgccacgccgggagatgcgacccggcgcgaaagcgaaacttgggctttttagctgggcggaaggcgtgtttcgcgttttttctagcctgtcattttcgctgtctcgattcaatcaaacttcaagacctcatgcaagtccgcaatggccacacagtgatgtgcagactgcagaagcgaatacatcgggtaaccGCGTAAGCACGTCACCTGTGAAggattttacagcactgtgttggtgacatatattattaaagaacacagaacattgtcctctgcactttcagtttggtcttgtttgtcatggtcactactggttggccgcgtttggcaaccaactggcgaggtcgtttgactgcctgattagcagacgccagcccttcaccacctgcacattgaaaacaaaatagatgttatactaagaagggctgtagttctttcccatgccatcactgttgcgaagatataaagtcctcgcaaaatgaaataaaaaatgcaccaggccaattgtatcgcgcaaccacttaagagtacaacattcagaacacaagcttacagcactcgaacaagcagcatatgatgctaaacctgcactcattggaaaatgaggaactacagtagttataatgttcaactacatgtgcagtcaaagcccgtataacagggcgagcatgacggatgcaggtgttgtacagttgcacaaaccatgacagggcacataaaattaccacccctacttaaagctgcatcatcagggaagcctttggtacaagacaacaaccgcacctgcattccaaaaaattagccccaccaactgcatcTACCTGGtttcagacctgtttcgcttgtgcgaggccatatcggattgttagcgctcccttagaaaagaaaacagtaaaaaaagaaaaaaaaactggtgaaAACGAGCAAGATTTTGTTACAATATACaacaataattaagcaccttattttcctcgccttatgaacggaaaaattttgcgctttgccctgcataacagcccgcacgcagtttagagctcaggaggctcaagtgaattcgttacgaatgacacctgcaacacctgctcgtaaagacaggcgcgctgcaagaacgccttcgtcgacgagcagtcgtcgtttacgtttttgtggacgcatgctacgtgacgagcagacttcggtttactttcattagcaataacgctcaccagcagggcaacatactatcgcctacaacttgtcgttcacgcttaatggtcatgccgtgcaccagctgagagtatcgctaaccgcaaactcaactgtaccgcttaaccgtcgggagctctgcctgaatgaaaacacgaaaaggcttgccttcttgttatagccaaggcgaagcaccggcgcgggattctgctctgtgggcttttccagaaagtgctcagagcaaacctgcgtgttacacatattacgttcgtagggcgcaaagttgaacgtggcaccaaaatatacacagatcgaatactcactcgtgcattttcacttggttggtagttcttcctattcactgcagctatccaccggtggcgcagcttgtcattcttcgttgcggatggaaatcggtgcacgctgaaaacaccgcaccggcacgattccctacgtgtattgtgcacttcgcaaacagcgctaagcaacctgcttcttttccgctggttattttggcatccaaacacgacgcaacgatgcccagatgacttcttgtacttaggatccgcgtgaacgggcacatttccgcactttggagtcctagagctagcgctagccatgtctgctggtcgccggcgaacacactttggcagcccagaacaaaatcgcgctggtcgaccgggcaatccgggtgcgagagtatgcgttcaaATAGTCTGGGCGCGAGGCTAGCGTATTCTGGTCTATACTCTGCGACTTACTTTTGTTGTGTCGCCTAGCAACAagatgcacgcgcgtctggcgcgTGCATACGCCGCAGAAGtgatgcctgtttcacatgatgcgattttcgtcgcaccggaagtgcgatttccgtcgtttgcgatgaaaatcgcagtcgcagtgccgaccccccgattttcggctgcgaccaaccggttggtcgcacagtcgcaccgtcgcaccgatcgctgcgattttccgtcgaaattgcgcggagagctgccaaaggagctatttcgctggtttgttttggaaaatggcgtctcgatcgacaagtgcaatacgcggagacgtggatcgtcgaattcggtacgtacgcgaagggagaataaaaaaacttgtaccgcagattgcattctccgatttctatgcgtttgttgacactctgcacagcaaaggaagtgcattttcacgtttgcttcgtacgcctttgcgagttgtcagtgctaggaggtgttcgatccccagcagacgacgaggtcgctacaatgttttgagtagcatgcaaaaatcgcgcttacggagcagcttgaattatttcaacctcgtcaagggcaaatgacaagacagcaaagtacccgaagtttcaacgttgcgctgaacgcggtaccgttcagttgcattttcttgtcggttttcaagcacgaatttcccgatgcatcttgaaagcttatcttgcctcttattaaatctgacagagcaaaagtgtaggctatcgtaatgaatttgctacgatagcattaaatccgtggcttgaataaaatattacatgcacgtttggttgcacctcttcgctggagaatttttttttcttgcacagaaaccaataaacattgactatgttgcggactttgtatccttactgcatctgtatgaacacttgctctgcaaggtaactaactgcacagctagtagattaagtaaatacagtgacaacgtaccctcctgcacaattatgtagaactcgtgcaacaatgcgaaaagcaggcaaacgccctgttcttgtgtggataaaacagtataaaacgacacgccgaagaaaagtaaatctaaactgtgcagtgaagtcagccagtacaagcagttcttgcacgttcacagctgatcaagtgtgcagaaacattcatgccttacatgtttctagtaagtttctaataagtttgtgatcacatatattagtgtgtaaacccataaaacgatatccgctgcgattactatctttgtaagtaatgaaataccatgctacttgcaagaacatatatcacctgaggattttagaacaaatttctgcatttcaactatacacaatatgtggtttattcaataaaagaacacaaactgggcttttttgcaatgacaaacttattccaaactttacttacatacaggcaagaaaaaaaattatagacagaaatattgttcttcaatttgttcacctgccactgtggctatagcattctgctgctaacacaaggcg
This Dermacentor albipictus isolate Rhodes 1998 colony chromosome 1, USDA_Dalb.pri_finalv2, whole genome shotgun sequence DNA region includes the following protein-coding sequences:
- the trk gene encoding protein trunk, producing MLSLVRIVLVTAAFLQLLEPAASSRDDCPQTAVEELRERLGPAFNARYMSIDKPPNDEEPTRIYARHTESVLQSDDPSAVSSPDNGHEQAHPSFRVDPDFVRDVASSAGHASAHDEPQTRARRNGDIVDESHGMPKKRRKSSFRLRKTSTWRSLRERDETSAAPPGRGVIQRGNSHRGRRHDGTKKPWGCESRMEWLDLGEDRFPRYLRTVRCMGEACWFTHFQCKGRAFTVNVLKRVAARPSCGGEGRTSPENLPGDLRENWVFEERAVTFCCDCTATSED